In one Lolium rigidum isolate FL_2022 chromosome 3, APGP_CSIRO_Lrig_0.1, whole genome shotgun sequence genomic region, the following are encoded:
- the LOC124701142 gene encoding purine permease 3-like codes for MEVETRTPAQQQASPEQHPQPPPLHRNMLAIVNVFLMAIGAVAGPLILRAYFVHGGNRKWLSSFLQTAGWPLLLPPLISRRRKDGSSSPLFLMPPRLLAVAAGLGVAIGLIDLLYAYGLAYLPVSTSSILISTQLAFTALFALVVVRQRFTAFSVNAVVLLTIGAAMLGMNGGSSDRPEGVSRAQYYAGFAMTIGSSAMYGLVLPLMELSQARLAGRSVGSYSLIVEMQVVMGFTATAFCAVGMIVNKDFQAIPHEAREFGLGQGGYYSLLVGSAIVYQFFFIGIIGAIFYGSALLSSVIMTLLISITEVVAIIIFHEPFNSTKGVALALSLWGFVSYFYGEIQTNAKQSDIPPNIEHLSV; via the exons ATGGAGGTAGAAACCAGGACACCAGCCCAGCAACAAGCAAGTCCTGAGCAGCACCCTcagccgccgccgctccaccgcAACATGCTCGCCATCGTCAACGTTTTCCTGATGGCCATCGGCGCTGTTGCCGGCCCGCTCATCCTCCGCGCCTACTTCGTCCACGGCGGCAACCGAAAGTGGCTCTCCAGCTTCCTCCAGACAGCCGGGTGGCCTCTTCTCCTCCCTCCGCTCATCTCCCGCCGCCGCAAAGACGGTAGCAGCTCGCCTCTTTTCCTGATGCCTCCTCGGCTCCTCGCCGTGGCTGCCGGCCTGGGCGTCGCCATCGGGCTCATAGATCTCCTCTATGCCTACGGCCTCGCCTACCTCCCGGTGTCCACCTCCTCCATCCTTATCTCCACGCAGCTCGCCTTCACGGCCTTGTTCGCGCTGGTCGTGGTACGCCAGCGCTTCACCGCATTCTCTGTCAACGCCGTCGTGTTGCTCACGATCGGCGCCGCCATGCTGGGGATGAACGGCGGCAGTTCCGACCGCCCAGAGGGGGTGTCGCGTGCGCAGTACTACGCTGGGTTCGCCATGACGATCGGCTCCTCGGCCATGTACGGCCTGGTGCTGCCGCTCATGGAGCTCAGCCAGGCGCGGCTCGCTGGCAGGTCCGTCGGCTCGTACAGTCTCATCGTGGAGATGCAGGTCGTAATGGGATTCACCGCCACCGCTTTCTGCGCCGTCGGGATGATCGTCAACAAGGATTTCCAA GCTATCCCACATGAAGCCCGGGAGTTTGGCCTCGGCCAGGGGGGCTACTACTCTTTGTTGGTTGGATCCGCCATTGTTTACCAGTTCTTCTTCATTGGCATAATTGGTGCTATCTTCTACGGCTCGGCGCTTCTTTCTAGTGTCATCATGACATTGCTCATATCAATCACTGAGGTGGTCGCCATCATCATTTTCCATGAGCCTTTCAACAGCACAAAAGGTGTCGCTCTCGCACTCTCACTATGGGGTTTTGTCTCCTACTTTTATGGCGAGATccaaacaaatgcaaaacaatctgATATACCCCCAAATATAGAGCATTTGAGTGTTTAA